A single genomic interval of bacterium Unc6 harbors:
- a CDS encoding glycosyl transferase translates to MKISIIMPTYNEKKTVLKILEKVKNVPIDKEIIIVDDGSTDGTREILNKIKEEGIKIILKENNEGKGAAVREGLKHITGEVVVIQDADLEYEPNDWIEMLKIMEKNNLSVVYGSRILGKGKKSSFFFYLGGRILSFLANFFYNAGITDESTCYKMFKTKVIKEINLKCKGFEFCPEITAKVRKKGYKITEVPISYYPRSVKEGKKIKWKDGIEAIWTLLKYRFIN, encoded by the coding sequence ATGAAGATTTCAATTATAATGCCGACTTATAATGAAAAAAAAACTGTTTTGAAGATATTAGAAAAAGTTAAAAATGTTCCCATTGATAAAGAGATAATTATTGTAGATGATGGCAGTACGGATGGCACAAGAGAGATTTTAAATAAAATAAAAGAAGAGGGCATTAAGATAATTTTGAAAGAAAACAATGAAGGAAAAGGCGCCGCCGTAAGAGAAGGATTGAAACATATTACTGGTGAAGTCGTGGTTATCCAAGATGCAGATTTAGAATATGAACCGAATGACTGGATTGAGATGCTAAAAATAATGGAAAAAAATAATTTAAGTGTCGTTTATGGTTCAAGAATTCTTGGTAAGGGGAAAAAATCATCTTTCTTTTTCTATTTAGGGGGCAGGATTCTTTCCTTTCTTGCCAATTTTTTCTATAATGCCGGCATTACTGATGAGTCAACCTGTTATAAAATGTTCAAAACGAAAGTTATAAAGGAGATAAATTTAAAATGTAAGGGTTTTGAATTTTGTCCGGAGATTACTGCAAAAGTCAGAAAAAAAGGATATAAAATTACAGAAGTGCCAATTTCTTATTATCCCAGAAGTGTCAAGGAAGGGAAGAAGATAAAATGGAAAGATGGCATTGAAGCTATCTGGACACTATTAAAATACCGATTTATTAATTGA